A region from the Variovorax sp. V93 genome encodes:
- a CDS encoding PleD family two-component system response regulator, with the protein MPIRKILVVDDSKTELVFLSDLLQKNGFAVKTAENAEDAMRRLEEDQPDLILMDVVMPGQNGFQLTRAIARDPQYAAIPIILCTSKNQETDRVWGMRQGARDYIVKPVNAAELMSKISALA; encoded by the coding sequence ATGCCCATTCGAAAAATCCTCGTCGTCGACGACTCCAAGACGGAACTGGTGTTCCTCTCGGACCTGCTCCAGAAGAACGGCTTTGCGGTCAAGACCGCCGAAAACGCCGAAGACGCCATGCGCCGCCTCGAAGAGGACCAGCCCGACCTGATCCTCATGGACGTCGTGATGCCCGGCCAGAACGGCTTCCAGCTGACGCGCGCGATTGCCCGCGATCCGCAGTACGCCGCCATCCCGATCATCCTGTGCACCAGCAAGAACCAGGAAACCGATCGCGTCTGGGGCATGCGCCAGGGCGCCCGCGACTACATCGTGAAGCCGGTCAACGCGGCCGAGCTGATGTCCAAGATCAGCGCGCTGGCCTGA
- a CDS encoding PleD family two-component system response regulator — MGPNGSGYKVLVIDDSNTIRRSAEIFLKQGGHEVLLAEDGFDALSKVNDHKPHLIFCDILMPRLDGYQTCAIIKRNAHFSNVPVVMLSSKDGVFDKARGRMVGSQDYLTKPFTKDQLLQAVQQFGTLQQEVQ; from the coding sequence ATGGGGCCGAATGGATCAGGTTACAAGGTGCTCGTCATTGACGACAGCAATACGATCCGGCGCAGTGCCGAAATATTTCTGAAGCAGGGCGGACACGAGGTTCTTCTCGCGGAAGACGGCTTCGACGCGCTCTCCAAGGTTAACGACCACAAGCCGCATCTGATTTTCTGCGACATCCTGATGCCGCGGCTGGACGGCTACCAGACCTGCGCCATCATCAAGCGCAACGCTCATTTCTCCAATGTTCCGGTCGTGATGCTCTCCTCGAAAGACGGCGTCTTCGACAAGGCTCGCGGCCGCATGGTCGGGTCGCAGGACTACCTGACCAAACCTTTCACCAAAGACCAGCTGCTGCAGGCCGTGCAGCAGTTTGGCACCCTTCAACAGGAAGTGCAGTAA
- a CDS encoding rubredoxin, whose translation MNTKTWMCLICGWIYDEAVGVPEDGIAAGTAWADVPMNWTCPECGARKEDFEMVEI comes from the coding sequence ATGAATACGAAAACTTGGATGTGCCTGATTTGTGGGTGGATCTATGACGAAGCGGTTGGTGTACCGGAAGACGGCATCGCGGCAGGCACGGCCTGGGCCGATGTCCCGATGAACTGGACCTGTCCTGAGTGCGGTGCGCGCAAGGAAGACTTCGAAATGGTTGAAATCTGA
- a CDS encoding bifunctional hydroxymethylpyrimidine kinase/phosphomethylpyrimidine kinase produces MTIYLHPADHARKPGNLNDPPPDAEEVAERDLNPPCVLVFNASDPSGAGGLGADALAMASVGAHMLPVVTGAYARDTAEIFDHFAFEEEAIAEQARAILEDVEVQLIKVGFVGTPDALSTIAETASDYPEVPLVAYMPNLSWWDENLIEGYLDAFRELLLPQATVLVGNHSTLWRWLLPDWSGERPPGARDIAKAAGEFGVPYTLVTGMVLPDQFIDNVLASPQSVLASEKYERLEAVFAGAGDTLSAALAALLASGTDLVAATTEALAYMDRCLDAGFRPGMGHVLPDRLFWAEPEDDEDDDEDPDAPQDFALPPHDTRH; encoded by the coding sequence ATGACCATCTACTTACATCCAGCAGACCACGCCCGCAAACCGGGCAATCTTAACGACCCCCCGCCGGACGCCGAAGAGGTGGCCGAGCGCGACCTGAATCCGCCCTGCGTGCTGGTCTTCAACGCCAGCGATCCGAGTGGCGCCGGCGGCCTGGGCGCCGATGCGCTGGCCATGGCTTCGGTCGGCGCGCACATGCTGCCGGTGGTGACGGGCGCCTATGCGCGCGACACGGCCGAGATCTTCGACCATTTCGCCTTCGAGGAGGAGGCCATCGCCGAGCAGGCGCGCGCCATTCTCGAGGACGTGGAGGTCCAGCTCATCAAGGTGGGCTTCGTCGGAACGCCCGACGCGCTGAGCACCATCGCCGAGACCGCCTCCGACTACCCCGAGGTGCCGCTGGTGGCCTACATGCCCAACCTTTCCTGGTGGGACGAGAACCTGATCGAGGGCTATCTCGACGCTTTTCGCGAACTGCTCCTGCCCCAGGCCACAGTGTTGGTTGGAAACCACAGTACGCTGTGGCGCTGGCTGCTTCCCGACTGGAGCGGCGAGCGCCCGCCCGGCGCGCGCGACATTGCCAAGGCCGCCGGCGAATTCGGCGTGCCCTACACGCTGGTGACCGGCATGGTGTTGCCCGACCAGTTCATCGACAACGTGCTGGCCTCGCCGCAGTCGGTGCTCGCCAGCGAGAAATACGAGCGGCTCGAAGCCGTCTTCGCCGGTGCCGGCGACACGCTGTCGGCCGCGCTGGCCGCCCTGCTCGCGAGCGGCACCGACCTGGTGGCCGCCACCACCGAGGCCCTGGCCTACATGGACCGCTGCCTCGACGCGGGCTTCCGGCCCGGCATGGGCCATGTGCTTCCGGACCGCCTGTTCTGGGCCGAGCCGGAAGACGACGAAGACGACGATGAAGACCCCGACGCCCCGCAAGACTTCGCCCTGCCCCCTCACGACACCAGACACTGA
- the hemL gene encoding glutamate-1-semialdehyde 2,1-aminomutase → MPNADQNDILFERARAVIPGGVNSPVRAFKAVGGTPRFIRRAEGAYFWDANDKRYIDYIGSWGPMILGHGHPAVVEAVQKAVREGFSYGAPTEREIELAEAILALVPSMEMVRLVSSGTEAAMSALRLARGATGRKHIIKFEGCYHGHADALLVKAGSGLATFGHPTSAGVPPEVTQHTLVLEYNNIAQLEEAFALHGNDIACLMIEAIAGNMNFVRATPAFAARCRELCTQHGALLVFDEVMTGFRVGLHGAQGVLGITPDLTVLGKVIGGGMPLAAFGGPRAIMEQLAPLGPVYQAGTLSGNPVATACGLATLKEIARPGFYEALGKKTRSLVEGLKAAAAAEGLPFNADSEGGMFGFFLMNELPQNYATVMTTDNAKFNALFHGLLDRGVYIAPALYEAGFVSAAHGEEDIAATIEAARQVFRTIPSP, encoded by the coding sequence ATGCCAAACGCTGATCAAAACGACATTCTTTTCGAGCGCGCCCGCGCGGTCATTCCCGGCGGCGTCAATTCGCCGGTGCGTGCCTTCAAGGCCGTGGGCGGCACGCCGCGCTTCATCCGCCGGGCCGAGGGCGCCTATTTCTGGGACGCCAACGACAAGCGCTACATCGACTACATCGGCTCCTGGGGGCCGATGATCCTGGGCCACGGCCATCCCGCGGTGGTCGAGGCGGTGCAGAAGGCCGTGCGCGAGGGCTTCTCCTACGGCGCGCCCACCGAGCGCGAGATCGAGCTGGCCGAAGCCATCCTCGCGCTGGTGCCGTCGATGGAGATGGTGCGGCTCGTGAGCTCGGGCACCGAAGCCGCCATGAGCGCACTGCGCCTGGCGCGCGGCGCGACCGGCCGCAAGCACATCATCAAGTTCGAGGGCTGCTACCACGGCCATGCCGACGCGCTGCTGGTGAAGGCCGGCTCCGGCCTCGCCACCTTCGGCCATCCCACCTCGGCCGGCGTGCCGCCCGAGGTCACGCAGCACACGCTGGTGCTCGAGTACAACAACATCGCGCAGCTCGAGGAAGCCTTCGCGCTGCACGGCAACGACATCGCCTGCCTGATGATCGAGGCGATTGCCGGCAACATGAACTTCGTGCGCGCCACGCCCGCGTTCGCCGCCCGCTGCCGCGAGCTGTGCACGCAGCACGGCGCGCTGCTGGTGTTCGACGAAGTGATGACCGGCTTTCGCGTCGGCCTGCACGGCGCGCAGGGCGTGCTGGGCATCACGCCCGACCTCACCGTGCTCGGCAAGGTCATCGGCGGCGGCATGCCGCTGGCGGCCTTCGGCGGCCCGCGCGCCATCATGGAGCAGCTGGCGCCGCTCGGCCCGGTCTACCAGGCCGGCACGCTGTCGGGCAACCCGGTGGCCACGGCCTGCGGCCTTGCGACGCTGAAGGAAATTGCGCGCCCCGGCTTCTACGAGGCGCTGGGCAAGAAGACGCGCTCGCTGGTCGAGGGCCTCAAGGCCGCCGCCGCGGCCGAAGGGCTGCCCTTCAACGCCGACAGCGAAGGCGGCATGTTCGGCTTCTTCCTGATGAACGAGCTGCCGCAGAACTACGCCACCGTGATGACCACCGACAACGCGAAGTTCAACGCGCTGTTCCACGGCCTGCTCGACCGCGGCGTGTACATCGCGCCGGCACTCTACGAGGCCGGCTTCGTGAGCGCCGCGCACGGCGAGGAAGACATTGCCGCCACCATCGAAGCTGCGCGGCAGGTTTTCAGGACGATCCCATCTCCCTGA
- the purH gene encoding bifunctional phosphoribosylaminoimidazolecarboxamide formyltransferase/IMP cyclohydrolase — protein sequence MAQTALISVSDKTGILEFAQALHALGIKLLSTGGTAKLLADAGLPVTEVADHTGFPEMLDGRVKTLHPKIHGGLLARRDLPAHVAAIKEHGIDTIDLLVVNLYPFEATVAKAGCTLEDAIENIDIGGPAMVRSAAKNWKDVGVLTDASQYPVALAELQAGGKLSDKTRFAFSVAAFNRIADYDGAISDYLSAIDFDASIGQPSPTRSLFPAQSNGRFVKVQDLRYGENPHQQAAFYRDLHPAPGSLVSAKQLQGKELSYNNIADADAAWECVKSFDVPACVIVKHANPCGVAVGKDAAEAYGKAFKTDPTSAFGGIIAFNRPVDGETAQAIAKQFVEVLMAPGYTPEALEVFQATKAKLNVRVLEIALPKGGSTDWDNGRNAMDVKRVGSGLLIQTADNHELALADLKVVSKKQPTPQQLQDLLFAWKVAKYVKSNAIVFCADGMTMGVGAGQMSRLDSARIASIKAEHAGLSLKGTAVASDAFFPFRDGLDVVVDAGASSVIQPGGSMRDQEVIDAADERGVVMVLSGVRHFRH from the coding sequence ATGGCCCAGACCGCACTCATCTCCGTCTCCGACAAAACCGGCATCCTCGAATTCGCGCAGGCGCTGCATGCGCTGGGCATCAAGCTGCTGTCCACCGGCGGCACCGCCAAGCTGCTGGCCGATGCCGGCCTGCCCGTGACCGAAGTGGCCGACCACACCGGCTTTCCCGAAATGCTCGACGGCCGCGTGAAGACGCTACATCCCAAGATCCACGGCGGCCTGCTCGCGCGGCGCGACCTGCCCGCGCACGTCGCGGCCATCAAGGAACACGGCATCGACACCATCGACCTGCTGGTGGTCAATCTCTATCCCTTCGAAGCCACGGTGGCCAAGGCCGGCTGCACGCTGGAAGACGCGATCGAGAACATCGACATCGGCGGCCCGGCCATGGTGCGCAGCGCGGCCAAGAACTGGAAGGACGTCGGCGTGCTGACCGACGCCTCGCAGTACCCCGTGGCGCTGGCTGAACTGCAGGCCGGCGGCAAGCTCAGCGACAAGACCAGGTTCGCGTTCTCGGTGGCCGCGTTCAACCGCATCGCCGACTACGACGGCGCCATCAGTGACTACCTCTCGGCCATCGACTTCGACGCCAGCATCGGCCAGCCCTCGCCCACGCGCTCGCTGTTCCCGGCGCAGAGCAACGGCCGCTTCGTGAAGGTGCAGGACCTGCGCTACGGCGAGAACCCGCACCAGCAGGCCGCGTTCTACCGCGACCTGCATCCGGCGCCCGGTTCGCTCGTGTCGGCGAAGCAATTGCAGGGCAAGGAGCTCAGCTACAACAACATCGCCGATGCGGATGCCGCATGGGAATGCGTGAAGAGCTTCGACGTGCCCGCCTGCGTGATCGTCAAGCACGCCAACCCCTGCGGCGTGGCCGTGGGCAAGGACGCGGCCGAGGCTTACGGCAAGGCCTTCAAGACCGACCCGACCTCGGCCTTCGGCGGCATCATCGCCTTCAACCGCCCGGTCGATGGCGAGACTGCGCAGGCCATTGCCAAGCAGTTCGTCGAAGTGCTGATGGCGCCGGGCTACACGCCCGAGGCGCTCGAAGTGTTCCAGGCGACCAAGGCCAAGCTCAACGTGCGCGTGCTCGAGATCGCACTGCCCAAGGGCGGCAGCACCGACTGGGACAACGGCCGCAACGCGATGGACGTCAAGCGCGTCGGCTCGGGCCTCTTGATCCAGACCGCCGACAACCACGAACTGGCGCTGGCCGACCTCAAGGTGGTCAGCAAGAAGCAGCCCACGCCGCAGCAGCTGCAAGACCTGCTGTTCGCCTGGAAGGTCGCGAAGTACGTCAAGAGCAACGCGATCGTGTTCTGCGCCGACGGCATGACCATGGGCGTGGGCGCCGGCCAGATGAGCCGCCTCGACTCCGCGCGCATCGCGAGCATCAAGGCCGAGCACGCGGGCCTGTCGCTCAAGGGCACGGCGGTGGCAAGCGACGCCTTTTTCCCGTTCCGCGACGGGCTCGACGTGGTGGTCGATGCCGGCGCGAGCAGCGTCATCCAGCCGGGCGGTTCGATGCGCGACCAGGAAGTGATCGACGCTGCCGACGAGCGCGGCGTGGTCATGGTGCTCTCGGGCGTGCGCCACTTCCGGCACTGA
- a CDS encoding Fis family transcriptional regulator gives MSKKHIEDCVRTSLDSYFRDLRGTEPDGMYEMLVRVVEKPLLDVVMTRAEGNQSKAAQWLGLNRNTLRKKLVEHKLLK, from the coding sequence ATGAGCAAGAAACACATCGAGGACTGCGTGCGCACCAGTCTGGACAGCTACTTTCGTGATCTGCGCGGCACCGAACCCGACGGCATGTACGAGATGCTCGTGCGTGTGGTCGAGAAGCCCCTGCTCGACGTCGTGATGACGCGCGCCGAGGGCAACCAGTCGAAGGCCGCGCAATGGTTGGGCCTGAATCGCAACACGCTTCGCAAGAAGCTGGTTGAACACAAACTCCTGAAATAA
- the dusB gene encoding tRNA dihydrouridine synthase DusB, whose protein sequence is MTLQIGTHTLENRLFVAPMAGVTDRPFRMLCRELGAGYAVSEMVTSRKELWNTLKTSRRANHDGEPGPIAVQIAGTDAAMMAEAAVYNIERGAQIIDINMGCPAKKVCNKWAGSALMRDEPLALEIVQAVVDAAAPHNVPVTLKMRTGWSEEHRNAVKLARDFESAGVQMLTVHGRTREQGYKGSAEYDTIAAVKAAVRVPVVANGDIRSPEKAREVLAATGADAVMIGRAAQGRPWIFREISHFLATGTHLAPPLVAEVRRLLLDHLVEHYALYGEFSGVRTARKHIGWYVRTLPDGEAFRARMNTIEDSAAQLRAVGDYFDGLADRMDRMPVHQAAEELSGEEEAACAAD, encoded by the coding sequence ATGACCTTGCAGATCGGCACCCACACGCTGGAAAACCGCCTGTTCGTTGCGCCCATGGCCGGCGTGACGGACCGGCCGTTCCGCATGCTGTGCCGCGAACTCGGCGCGGGCTACGCGGTCAGCGAGATGGTCACCTCGCGCAAGGAACTCTGGAACACGCTCAAGACCTCGCGCCGCGCCAACCACGACGGCGAACCCGGTCCCATCGCGGTGCAGATTGCCGGCACCGATGCGGCCATGATGGCCGAGGCTGCGGTCTACAACATCGAGCGCGGCGCGCAGATCATCGACATCAACATGGGCTGCCCGGCCAAGAAGGTCTGCAACAAGTGGGCCGGTTCGGCGCTGATGCGCGACGAGCCGCTGGCGCTTGAAATCGTGCAGGCCGTGGTCGATGCGGCAGCGCCCCACAACGTGCCGGTCACGCTCAAGATGCGCACCGGCTGGAGCGAAGAGCACCGCAACGCGGTGAAGCTCGCGCGCGATTTCGAATCGGCCGGCGTGCAGATGCTCACCGTGCACGGGCGTACCCGCGAGCAAGGCTACAAGGGCAGCGCCGAGTACGACACCATTGCCGCCGTGAAGGCCGCAGTGCGCGTGCCGGTGGTGGCCAACGGCGACATCCGCTCGCCCGAGAAGGCGCGCGAGGTGCTCGCGGCCACCGGCGCCGATGCGGTGATGATCGGCCGCGCCGCGCAGGGGCGGCCCTGGATCTTCCGCGAGATCTCCCATTTCCTGGCCACGGGCACGCACCTTGCACCGCCGCTGGTCGCCGAAGTGCGCCGCCTGCTGCTCGACCACCTGGTGGAGCACTACGCGCTCTACGGCGAATTCAGCGGCGTGCGAACCGCGCGCAAGCACATCGGCTGGTATGTGCGCACGCTGCCGGACGGCGAAGCCTTCCGCGCGCGGATGAACACCATCGAAGACTCCGCTGCGCAGCTGCGCGCGGTCGGCGATTATTTCGACGGGTTGGCGGACCGCATGGACCGCATGCCCGTGCACCAGGCGGCCGAAGAGCTGTCCGGTGAAGAGGAGGCGGCCTGCGCCGCCGATTGA
- a CDS encoding YqaA family protein, with product MQAWLDALLALLALPQYGLSTLFIAAFVSATLLPVGSEPILFGLLKLNPDMFWPAILVATVGNTLGGAVDWWMGYGAHKVADKYSHSKHHVRVLGWLERLGPKACLLSWLPLVGDPLCAVAGWLKLPFWPCLGYMAIGKFLRYVCMTVALLYVFPS from the coding sequence ATGCAAGCCTGGCTCGACGCACTCCTGGCGCTCCTTGCGCTTCCGCAATACGGACTCTCCACGCTGTTCATCGCGGCCTTCGTCTCGGCCACGCTGCTGCCGGTGGGCTCGGAGCCCATTCTTTTCGGCTTGCTCAAGCTCAACCCCGACATGTTCTGGCCGGCGATCCTGGTCGCGACGGTGGGCAACACACTGGGCGGCGCGGTCGACTGGTGGATGGGCTACGGCGCGCACAAGGTGGCCGACAAATATTCGCACTCGAAACACCATGTGCGGGTCTTGGGCTGGCTGGAGCGGCTCGGGCCCAAGGCCTGCCTGCTGAGCTGGCTGCCGCTGGTGGGCGATCCGCTGTGCGCGGTGGCGGGCTGGCTCAAGCTGCCGTTCTGGCCATGCCTGGGCTACATGGCCATCGGGAAGTTCCTGCGCTATGTCTGCATGACGGTCGCGCTGCTCTACGTGTTCCCGTCGTGA
- a CDS encoding glutathione S-transferase has product MLTVHHLNNSRSQRVLWLLEELGLPYEIVHYQRDPQTMLAPASLRAVHPLGKSPVVTTDDGLVLAESGAVIETLIERHGSGRLAPAAGTPEAVRYRYWLHFAEGSAMSPLLLKLVFDRIENGRMPFFAKPIAKMISGKAKAAIVTPNIESHLDFMEAELGKSEWFAGSEFTGADIQMSFPVEAAQARGGLDAKRPRLMAYLERIHARPAYQRALERGGPYGLLS; this is encoded by the coding sequence ATGCTCACCGTCCATCACCTCAACAACTCACGCTCGCAGCGCGTGCTCTGGCTGCTCGAAGAACTTGGCCTGCCCTACGAGATCGTCCACTACCAGCGCGACCCGCAGACCATGTTGGCGCCCGCTTCGCTGCGGGCCGTGCATCCGCTGGGCAAGTCGCCGGTGGTGACCACGGACGACGGGCTGGTGCTGGCGGAGTCGGGTGCGGTCATCGAAACGCTGATCGAGCGCCATGGCAGCGGCCGCTTGGCGCCCGCGGCGGGCACGCCGGAGGCGGTGCGCTATCGCTACTGGCTGCATTTCGCGGAAGGCTCGGCGATGTCGCCGCTGCTGCTCAAGCTGGTGTTCGACAGGATCGAGAACGGCAGGATGCCCTTCTTCGCGAAGCCGATCGCGAAGATGATCTCCGGCAAGGCCAAGGCGGCCATCGTCACGCCCAATATTGAAAGCCACCTGGATTTCATGGAAGCCGAGCTCGGCAAGAGCGAGTGGTTTGCCGGCAGCGAATTCACGGGTGCCGACATCCAGATGAGTTTCCCGGTCGAAGCCGCGCAGGCGCGCGGCGGCCTCGATGCGAAGCGGCCCAGGCTGATGGCGTACCTGGAGCGCATCCACGCGCGGCCCGCCTACCAGCGCGCGCTCGAACGCGGCGGCCCCTACGGCCTCCTGAGCTGA
- the ychF gene encoding redox-regulated ATPase YchF, translating into MSLQCGIVGLPNVGKSTLFNALTKAGIAAENYPFCTIEPNVGVVEVPDPRLAQLSEIVKPERVVPAIVEFVDIAGLVAGASTGEGLGNKFLAHIRETDATVNVVRCFDDENVIHVAGKVDPISDIEVIQTELCLADLATVEKALHRHTKVARSGDKDAQKLVGLLERCQAALNENTPVRALEFTKEEQPLVKSFTLITAKPAMFVGNVAEDGFENNPYLDRLREYAAKQGAPVVAICAKIEAELAEMDEEDKKMFLAEIGQEEPGLNRLIRAAYKLLGLQTYFTAGVKEVRAWTIHIGDTGPQAAGVIHGDFEKGYIRAQTISFEDYIAYKGEQGAKDAGKMRSEGKEYVVKDGDVMNFLFSS; encoded by the coding sequence ATGAGTTTGCAATGCGGCATCGTCGGCCTGCCCAACGTCGGTAAATCCACCCTTTTCAATGCGTTGACCAAGGCCGGCATCGCGGCGGAAAACTATCCGTTCTGCACCATCGAGCCCAACGTGGGCGTGGTGGAAGTGCCCGATCCGCGGCTCGCGCAACTGAGCGAAATCGTCAAGCCCGAGCGCGTGGTGCCCGCGATCGTCGAGTTCGTCGACATTGCCGGCCTGGTGGCCGGCGCCAGCACGGGCGAGGGCCTGGGCAACAAGTTCCTCGCGCACATCCGCGAAACCGACGCCACCGTGAACGTGGTGCGCTGCTTCGACGACGAGAACGTGATCCACGTGGCCGGCAAGGTCGATCCGATCTCCGACATCGAGGTGATCCAGACCGAACTCTGCCTGGCCGACCTCGCCACCGTCGAGAAGGCGCTGCATCGCCACACCAAGGTGGCGCGCTCCGGCGACAAGGATGCGCAGAAGCTGGTCGGCCTGCTCGAACGCTGCCAGGCCGCGCTGAACGAGAACACGCCGGTGCGCGCGCTCGAGTTCACGAAGGAGGAGCAGCCGCTGGTCAAGTCGTTCACGCTGATCACCGCCAAGCCCGCGATGTTCGTCGGCAACGTGGCGGAAGACGGCTTCGAGAACAACCCCTACCTCGACCGCCTGCGCGAATATGCGGCGAAGCAGGGCGCGCCCGTGGTGGCCATCTGCGCCAAGATCGAAGCCGAACTCGCCGAGATGGACGAGGAGGACAAGAAGATGTTCCTCGCCGAAATCGGCCAGGAGGAGCCGGGCCTCAATCGCCTGATCCGCGCGGCCTACAAGCTGCTGGGCCTGCAGACCTACTTCACCGCCGGCGTGAAGGAAGTGCGCGCCTGGACCATCCACATCGGCGACACCGGCCCCCAGGCCGCCGGCGTGATCCACGGCGACTTCGAAAAGGGCTACATCCGCGCCCAGACCATTTCGTTCGAGGACTACATCGCCTACAAGGGCGAGCAGGGCGCGAAGGACGCGGGCAAGATGCGTTCGGAAGGCAAGGAATACGTGGTCAAGGACGGCGACGTGATGAACTTCCTGTTCAGCTCGTAA
- a CDS encoding sugar ABC transporter substrate-binding protein — MKFTRRTLQSAAALALLGAFAASPALAQDKPKVALVMKSLANEFFRTMEDGAKAHQKAHASEYTLVANGIKDETDTAAQIKMVEQMMAQKINALVIAPADSKALVPVVKAAIDRGILVVNIDNQFDAAALKEKGIQVPFVGPDNRAGAKLVGDELAKSLKAGEKVGIIEGVSTTFNAQQRTLGYQDAMKAAGATVVGVQSGQWEIDKGNTVAAGMMREHPDLKALLAGNDSMALGAVAAVKAAGKTGKVLVVGYDNIGAIKPMLKDGRVLATADQFAAKQAVFGIETALKALAEKKPQSAMPAEVKTDVVLVTKSSAK; from the coding sequence ATGAAGTTCACCCGCCGCACGCTGCAAAGCGCAGCCGCCCTGGCGCTGCTGGGCGCCTTCGCCGCCTCGCCCGCCCTGGCCCAGGACAAGCCCAAGGTCGCGCTGGTCATGAAGTCGCTGGCCAATGAATTCTTCCGCACCATGGAAGACGGCGCCAAGGCGCACCAGAAGGCACATGCCTCGGAATACACGCTGGTGGCCAACGGCATCAAGGACGAGACCGACACGGCCGCCCAGATCAAGATGGTCGAGCAGATGATGGCGCAGAAGATCAATGCGCTGGTCATCGCGCCGGCCGATTCGAAGGCGCTGGTGCCGGTGGTCAAGGCGGCCATCGACCGCGGCATCCTGGTGGTCAACATCGACAACCAGTTCGACGCCGCCGCGCTCAAGGAAAAGGGCATCCAGGTGCCCTTCGTGGGCCCCGACAACCGCGCCGGCGCCAAGCTGGTGGGCGACGAGCTTGCCAAGAGCCTGAAGGCCGGCGAGAAGGTCGGCATCATCGAAGGCGTGTCGACCACCTTCAATGCGCAGCAGCGCACCCTCGGCTACCAGGACGCCATGAAGGCCGCCGGCGCCACGGTGGTGGGCGTGCAGTCGGGCCAGTGGGAGATCGACAAGGGCAACACGGTGGCCGCCGGCATGATGCGCGAGCACCCCGACCTGAAGGCGCTGCTCGCGGGCAACGACAGCATGGCGCTGGGCGCGGTCGCTGCCGTCAAGGCCGCGGGCAAGACCGGCAAGGTGCTGGTGGTGGGCTACGACAACATCGGCGCCATCAAGCCGATGCTGAAGGACGGCCGCGTGCTTGCCACCGCCGACCAGTTCGCGGCCAAGCAGGCGGTGTTCGGCATCGAGACCGCGCTCAAGGCGCTGGCCGAGAAGAAGCCGCAATCGGCCATGCCGGCCGAAGTGAAGACCGACGTGGTGCTGGTCACCAAGTCCTCCGCGAAGTAA